Proteins from a genomic interval of Benincasa hispida cultivar B227 chromosome 7, ASM972705v1, whole genome shotgun sequence:
- the LOC120080871 gene encoding probable pectinesterase/pectinesterase inhibitor 25 gives MNSVPFIFLFLLFLGFAGAYDSPPPSTALCKSTLYPKLCRSILSTIRFSPSDPYGYGKFSVKQCLKQAIKMSSVIGHYLDRGRDSRLNRREAGALSDCKELSDSNVEFLRSIEGVLDAAEGVDEERVERVESILSAIVTNGQTCIDGLVESGSSFGNVLSAPLSIAGELYSVSLGLVSNSLSRRWKKRRQKGNGDGGNFPAGPRNREPLNTLIKGLHKMGSCNNQSRKCSGRKRLLTNLGSTGILINNTVVVSSTGGDNFTSIGDAIAFAPNNSMPQDGYFVIYVREGYYEEYVVIPKFKTNVMLIGDGINRTVITGNRNVIDGWTTYNSSTFTVCGDGFVAIDMTFRNTAGPEKHQAVAVRNSADLSTFYRCSFEGYQDTLYVHSLRQFYRECDIYGTVDFIFGNAAAVFQQCNLYARKPLPNQKNAFTAQGRTDPNQNTGISIHNCTIMAAPDWVMDSNTTTNYLGRPWKQYSRTVYMQSYIGDLISPVGWLEWNGTVGLETLYYGEFENYGPGANTSLRVNWPGYSLMNLTQAMNFTVYNFTMGDTWLPYTDIPFSGGLLIK, from the exons ATGAACTCAGTTCCgttcattttccttttccttctctttctcgGCTTCGCCGGAGCATACGATTCTCCTCCGCCGTCTACTGCCCTCTGCAAATCCACTCTCTACCCTAAGCTCTGCCGCTCCATTCTCTCCACCATCCGATTCTCCCCCTCCGATCCATACGGCTACGGAAAATTCTCCGTCAAGCAATGTCTCAAACAAGCGATCAAAATGTCGAGCGTAATCGGCCACTATCTCGACCGCGGGCGCGATTCGAGGTTGAATCGGCGAGAGGCCGGCGCTCTGAGCGACTGCAAAGAGCTTTCCGATTCGAATGTGGAGTTTCTTCGGTCGATCGAAGGCGTATTGGATGCGGCGGAGGGCGTCGATGAGGAACGGGTGGAGCGAGTTGAGAGTATTTTGAGCGCGATCGTGACGAACGGCCAGACTTGTATCGACGGATTGGTGGAATCGGGGAGTAGTTTCGGGAATGTGCTATCGGCGCCGCTGTCGATAGCCGGAGAGCTGTATAGTGTGTCTTTGGGATTGGTTTCGAACTCGCTGTCGCGGCGGTGGAAGAAGCGGCGGCAGAAGGGAAATGGCGACGGAGGGAATTTTCCGGCGGGTCCGCGGAACAGAGAGCCATTGAACACGCTGATCAAG GGACTACATAAAATGGGATCGTGCAACAACCAATCCAGAAAGTGCTCAGGAAGGAAGCGTTTGTTAACTAATTTAGGCAGCACAGGAATTTTAATCAACAACACTGTGGTTGTTAGCTCAACTGGTGGTGACAACTTCACATCAATTGGAGATGCAATTGCATTTGCTCCCAACAATTCAATGCCTCAAGATGGCTACTTCGTTATCTATGTTAGGGAAGGATACTATGAAGAATATGTTGTCATCCCCAAATTCAAAACCAATGTAATGCTCATCGGAGACGGCATTAACCGAACCGTCATCACTGGGAACCGTAACGTCATCGATGGTTGGACGACTTATAATTCTTCTACCTTCA CTGTTTGTGGAGATGGATTTGTTGCAATAGATATGACATTTAGGAACACAGCAGGGCCAGAAAAGCACCAAGCAGTAGCAGTAAGAAACAGCGCAGATCTGTCAACATTTTACCGCTGTAGTTTTGAGGGATATCAAGACACTCTTTATGTACATTCCCTAAGGCAATTCTATAGAGAATGTGACATTTATGGCACTGTAGATTTCATTTTTGGCAATGCAGCTGCTGTTTTCCAGCAATGCAATCTCTATGCAAGAAAGCCACTCCCCAACCAGAAAAACGCTTTCACTGCACAGGGCCGAACCGATCCGAACCAAAACACAGGCATCTCGATCCACAACTGCACCATCATGGCTGCGCCCGACTGGGTGATGGATTCAAATACGACGACGAACTATCTCGGACGGCCGTGGAAACAGTACTCAAGGACAGTGTATATGCAGTCTTATATTGGGGATTTGATAAGCCCAGTGGGGTGGTTGGAGTGGAATGGAACAGTAGGATTGGAGACATTGTATTATGGGGAGTTTGAGAATTATGGACCAGGAGCTAACACAAGTTTGAGGGTGAATTGGCCTGGATATAGCTTGATGAATCTTACACAAGCTATGAATTTTACTGTCTATAATTTCACTATGGGAGATACTTGGCTGCCTTATACTGATATCCCTTTCTCTGGAGGTTTGTTAATTAAGTGA
- the LOC120081145 gene encoding protein RESTRICTED TEV MOVEMENT 2-like produces the protein MATARPRIGGLGALRRQSMRVYNEPFTPNVEESDEKEAHILRLQLPEFNEHHVKVKVEKEAGTVVVTGDRNMGNNRLLILDKTYSIPQNSQIDKIEHKLQDGILTITIPKQITEPVTAPPLQAAESMAAPENAAPPETMAEINEPDAAALPKADSTPEKGREENSPENVALPEKKAEIKEPDAAALPKDDSSPEKGKEEISPEIAAPPETMAESKEPKAAALPKDDSYSVKPTEKNNGKSAELQKQDSVKAAKEEAPTPAPLVAPQPAAAEKDPVQGDSGKAETTSDQKISSPDQNREIENQDPKKGKDSKSEEVDKNEETAKIGTGTPSPRATKVGKLAGGFTVRRLPLRATVSLSATVAIAVAAYFAYAYYGFSFAME, from the exons ATGGCAACAGCAAGGCCAAGAATCGGCGGACTCGGCGCCCTCCGCCGTCAATCCATGCGGGTTTATAATGAGCCCTTCACTCCCAATGTTGAAGAAAGCGATGAAAAGGAAGCCCACATTCTACGCCTCCAACTTCCCG AGTTCAATGAGCATCATGTTAAGGTTAAGGTTGAAAAAGAGGCAGGAACGGTGGTGGTCACCGGAGATCGGAATATGGGAAATAATCGATTACTCATTTTGGATAAAACTTATTCAATTCCGCAAAATTCCCAAATCGATAAAATTGAACATAAATTGCAAGACGGGATTCTCACCATTACAATCCCCAAACAAATCACTGAACCGGTGACGGCACCGCCGTTGCAAGCGGCGGAGTCGATGGCAGCGCCGGAAAACGCAGCTCCGCCGGAGACGATGGCTGAAATTAATGAACCAGATGCGGCGGCTCTTCCGAAAGCTGATTCAACCCcagagaagggaagagaagaaaattCGCCGGAAAACGTAGCTCTGCCGGAGAAGAAGGCTGAAATAAAGGAACCGGACGCGGCGGCTCTTCCGAAAGATGATTCCAGCCCAGAGAAGGGGAAGGAAGAAATTTCGCCGGAAATCGCAGCTCCGCCGGAGACCATGGCTGAAAGTAAGGAACCAAAGGCGGCGGCTCTTCCGAAAGATGATTCATATTCAGTTAAGCCAACGGAGAAAAATAACGGAAAAtctgcagaactccaaaagcaGGACTCGGTGAAGGCGGCCAAGGAGGAAGCTCCGACGCCGGCGCCGTTGGTGGCGCCACAGCCTGCGGCGGCTGAAAAGGATCCGGTACAAGGGGATTCCGGCAAGGCGGAAACGACATCGGATCAGAAAATTAGCAGCCCAGATCAGAATAGAGAAATTGAAAACCAAGACCCCAAGAAGGGAAAGGATTCTAAATCAGAGGAGGTGGATAAGAATGAAGAAACCGCCAAGATCGGCACCGGAACTCCATCACCGAGAGCGACCAAAGTAGGGAAACTTGCCGGCGGCTTCACGGTTCGAAGGTTGCCGTTACGGGCGACGGTGAGTCTGTCGGCGACGGTTGCGATTGCGGTGGCGGCATATTTTGCCTACGCTTATTACGGATTTTCGTTCGCGATGGAATGA